The candidate division WOR-3 bacterium genome has a window encoding:
- the fabF gene encoding beta-ketoacyl-ACP synthase II produces MHRVAVTGLGVISPVGIGIQKFWDSLKEGRSGISRITKFDPSPFKCQIAGEVKDFNPEGKLDPKEIRRFDLFTQYALYTAIEAIENSGLVLEDLDKNRVGVIYGSGIGGENIWEEEHKKLIEKGPDRISPFFIPALIINMAAGLIAMKFGFKGVNYGVVSACASSGHAIGEAFRKVRSGEMDVVITGGSEAPIGPLALAGFSAARSLSTRNDDPERASRPFDKNRDGFVMSEGAGTLVLENFEHAKKRGASIYAEIVGYGATDDAFHITAPDETGGPQAMAMERALEDGGIRKEEIDYINAHGTSTLLNDKTETKAIKRVFGERAYEIKISSTKSMVGHLLGAASAIEAIATILSLKEGIITPTINYEFPDEECDLDYTPNKAFKKEIKYALSNSFGFGGHNVTLAFKKVEES; encoded by the coding sequence ATGCATCGTGTTGCTGTAACAGGGTTAGGGGTTATCTCCCCTGTGGGGATTGGAATACAAAAATTTTGGGACTCCCTTAAGGAGGGAAGAAGTGGTATTTCAAGGATCACTAAGTTTGATCCCTCTCCTTTTAAATGTCAAATTGCAGGGGAAGTGAAAGATTTCAACCCCGAAGGAAAGTTGGATCCAAAAGAAATTAGAAGGTTTGATCTTTTTACTCAATATGCTCTATATACTGCGATTGAAGCGATTGAAAATAGTGGTTTGGTTCTTGAGGATTTAGATAAAAATAGGGTTGGAGTTATTTATGGCTCTGGTATTGGGGGAGAAAATATATGGGAGGAAGAGCATAAGAAGTTAATAGAGAAAGGTCCAGATAGAATAAGCCCTTTCTTTATCCCTGCTTTAATAATAAATATGGCAGCTGGGTTGATTGCAATGAAATTTGGTTTTAAAGGTGTGAATTATGGGGTTGTTTCTGCTTGTGCATCTTCTGGGCATGCAATTGGAGAGGCTTTTAGAAAGGTTCGCTCTGGAGAGATGGATGTAGTGATCACAGGGGGAAGTGAAGCCCCGATTGGTCCTCTTGCTTTGGCGGGTTTTTCTGCAGCAAGGAGTCTTTCTACAAGAAATGATGACCCCGAAAGAGCCTCAAGACCATTTGATAAGAATAGAGATGGTTTTGTTATGTCTGAAGGAGCAGGAACTTTAGTTCTTGAGAATTTTGAACATGCGAAGAAAAGGGGTGCCTCTATATATGCAGAAATTGTAGGCTATGGGGCTACTGATGATGCTTTCCATATTACTGCTCCTGATGAGACTGGAGGTCCTCAAGCAATGGCTATGGAGAGGGCTCTTGAGGATGGAGGAATTAGAAAAGAAGAGATTGATTATATAAATGCTCATGGGACTTCAACTTTGTTAAATGATAAAACAGAAACGAAAGCTATAAAAAGAGTTTTTGGAGAAAGGGCTTATGAAATAAAAATTTCTTCCACTAAATCGATGGTAGGGCACTTACTTGGAGCAGCTTCAGCCATAGAAGCAATTGCTACCATTCTTAGTTTAAAGGAAGGGATTATCACCCCTACAATTAATTATGAATTTCCTGATGAGGAGTGTGATCTTGATTACACTCCAAATAAAGCTTTTAAAAAAGAGATTAAATATGCCCTTTCTAATTCTTTTGGTTTTGGAGGGCATAATGTAACGCTTGCTTTTAAGAAAGTTGAGGAGTCATAA
- the fabD gene encoding ACP S-malonyltransferase has translation MKTALVFPGQGIQRVGMGSDLYIEFPYARELYDEADKLLGFSLKKISFEGPKEELDDTKNAQVAILLNSYVIFCLIKDKLEYSCTAGHSLGEYTAHLVAGTFDFPTALHLVRFRGELMRSAKTGTMSAVIGLEAREIENVIKEVPGIVRTANFNTPFQTVITGEIEAVREAEKRLKEKGAKVIPLNVRGAFHSPLMKEISLPFKKVLSRTEIRRPSVPVYSNVTANKVTEPEEILETLGDQIEKPVLWVNTLLNMQKDGVERFIEIGCKSVLAKMIRETLDKVEIMSISSPEEIRRFIEQ, from the coding sequence ATGAAAACAGCTTTGGTTTTTCCTGGCCAGGGAATCCAGAGAGTTGGAATGGGATCAGATTTATATATAGAGTTTCCTTATGCAAGAGAACTTTATGACGAAGCTGATAAGTTATTGGGTTTCTCTTTAAAAAAAATCTCTTTTGAAGGTCCTAAAGAAGAGTTAGATGATACAAAAAATGCTCAGGTTGCAATTCTTTTGAATTCTTATGTTATCTTTTGCCTTATAAAAGACAAGCTTGAATATTCCTGCACCGCAGGACATAGTCTTGGTGAGTATACAGCTCATCTTGTTGCAGGGACTTTTGATTTTCCTACAGCCCTCCATCTTGTTCGCTTTAGAGGAGAATTAATGAGATCCGCAAAGACTGGGACAATGAGTGCAGTGATTGGATTGGAAGCTAGGGAAATAGAGAATGTTATTAAAGAAGTCCCAGGGATCGTAAGAACAGCAAATTTTAACACCCCTTTTCAAACAGTTATTACAGGAGAGATTGAAGCTGTTAGAGAAGCCGAGAAAAGGTTAAAAGAGAAAGGAGCAAAAGTTATTCCTCTTAATGTAAGAGGAGCTTTTCATTCACCTTTAATGAAAGAAATTTCTCTCCCTTTTAAGAAAGTCCTTTCTCGAACAGAAATAAGAAGACCCTCTGTTCCAGTTTATTCTAACGTAACAGCTAATAAGGTCACAGAACCAGAGGAAATATTAGAGACTCTTGGAGACCAAATAGAGAAACCTGTTCTCTGGGTTAACACTCTTCTTAATATGCAAAAAGATGGGGTTGAGCGATTTATAGAGATTGGATGTAAGAGTGTCCTAGCTAAAATGATAAGAGAAACTCTTGACAAAGTTGAAATAATGAGTATTTCTTCTCCAGAAGAAATAAGGAGGTTTATTGAACAATAA
- the acpP gene encoding acyl carrier protein gives MNLEEKVKKIIVEQLGVDESEVTPDARFIDDLGADSLDTVELVLSFEEAFNISIPDEDAEKLETVGKAIEYLKAHIGEGKE, from the coding sequence ATGAATTTAGAAGAAAAAGTAAAAAAGATAATAGTAGAACAGTTAGGAGTTGATGAATCTGAAGTAACGCCTGATGCACGTTTTATAGATGACTTAGGTGCAGATTCCCTTGATACTGTAGAATTGGTTCTTTCTTTTGAGGAAGCTTTTAATATAAGTATTCCTGATGAAGATGCTGAAAAATTGGAGACGGTAGGGAAAGCAATTGAGTATTTGAAAGCTCATATTGGCGAAGGAAAAGAGTAA
- a CDS encoding electron transfer flavoprotein subunit alpha: protein MGIKITKEKCTGCGICFKVCKYGAVRIIEDPHLLENGKEVKKLGIIELEKCTLCGECVKPCPTSAIQIEREASEFKEKEEYRDVMIFAEQRRDQLESAAFELLGKGRELADKLGVKLYALLVGENPFNKPQELIRGGADVVIVVSHPSLFHFLAESYTNVLVDVIEKYKPSIFLAPSTTQGRSLLSRVASIIHTGLTADCTGLDVDSEGNLIQTRPAFGGSIMARILTPEKRPQMATVRPKVFKPLSPDPERKGEIIEEKISEEKLKSPTMFEEWIEDTTSNISVEDADIIISGGRGLGCKENFKLLFELADLLGGAVGASRPTVDEGWIPYSHQVGQTGKTVGPKMYIAVGISGAIQHLEGMRGSDFIVAINKDPEAPIFKIADIGIVGDLFEVLPVFKEKLKEALSG from the coding sequence ATGGGGATAAAAATTACTAAAGAGAAATGCACTGGTTGTGGAATTTGTTTTAAGGTTTGTAAATATGGTGCTGTTAGGATTATAGAAGACCCTCATTTATTAGAAAACGGGAAAGAAGTTAAAAAACTTGGAATAATTGAGCTTGAGAAATGTACTCTCTGTGGAGAATGCGTAAAACCTTGCCCTACCAGTGCGATCCAAATAGAACGTGAAGCTTCTGAATTTAAAGAAAAAGAAGAATATCGCGATGTTATGATTTTTGCAGAGCAGAGAAGAGATCAACTTGAAAGTGCTGCTTTTGAATTATTAGGGAAAGGGAGAGAGCTTGCAGATAAGCTTGGAGTAAAACTTTATGCACTTCTTGTTGGGGAAAATCCATTTAACAAACCTCAAGAACTAATAAGAGGAGGTGCAGATGTAGTAATTGTTGTATCTCATCCCTCTCTGTTTCATTTTTTGGCAGAGTCTTACACAAATGTTTTAGTGGATGTTATTGAGAAATATAAACCTTCTATATTTCTTGCCCCTTCAACAACCCAAGGGAGATCTCTTCTTTCAAGAGTTGCCTCCATTATTCACACAGGGTTAACAGCGGATTGTACTGGGCTTGATGTTGATTCGGAAGGGAATTTAATTCAAACTCGTCCCGCCTTTGGTGGTTCTATTATGGCGAGGATTTTAACTCCTGAAAAAAGACCTCAAATGGCTACGGTTCGACCTAAAGTGTTTAAACCTCTTTCTCCTGATCCCGAAAGGAAAGGAGAAATTATTGAAGAAAAAATTTCTGAAGAAAAATTAAAAAGTCCTACCATGTTTGAAGAATGGATTGAAGATACTACTTCTAATATTTCGGTAGAAGATGCCGATATAATTATTTCTGGGGGTAGAGGTCTTGGATGCAAGGAGAATTTTAAGCTACTCTTTGAACTTGCAGATCTTTTAGGAGGAGCAGTTGGGGCTTCGAGACCAACAGTGGATGAGGGTTGGATACCATACTCTCATCAGGTTGGACAAACAGGGAAAACAGTTGGCCCTAAAATGTACATTGCTGTGGGGATTAGTGGAGCAATTCAACATCTTGAAGGGATGCGGGGCTCAGACTTTATTGTGGCGATAAACAAAGACCCGGAGGCTCCTATTTTTAAAATCGCAGATATTGGGATTGTAGGAGACCTTTTTGAAGTTCTCCCTGTTTTCAAAGAAAAGCTTAAAGAGGCTTTAAGTGGCTGA
- a CDS encoding electron transfer flavoprotein subunit beta/FixA family protein, whose translation MRIIVCIKQVPDPEQAKMDEKTGTVVREGVELMVNPFDLYAVEEGLRIKEKMGGEVIAISMGPPQAEEALREVIGMGVDEGILLTSPLFAGADTWATSYTLAKACEKIGNFDLIICGKQAIDGDTAQVGPGIAAQLKIPQITFVRKINEISKERIRAERLVEGGYEIVSSSLPILITVVKEINEPRLPTLRGRIKAKNAVIKRWTPEDIGAEEEKIGTKGSPTKVVEIFTPLLSKGGKIFYSNQIEEAVSEIIKKQKEMGLI comes from the coding sequence ATGAGAATAATCGTTTGCATTAAGCAGGTTCCAGATCCAGAACAGGCAAAAATGGACGAGAAAACTGGAACAGTTGTCCGCGAAGGCGTGGAACTTATGGTAAATCCTTTTGATCTATATGCTGTGGAGGAAGGGTTAAGGATAAAAGAAAAAATGGGAGGGGAAGTTATTGCAATTTCAATGGGACCTCCTCAGGCTGAAGAAGCATTAAGAGAAGTGATAGGAATGGGAGTTGATGAGGGGATCTTGTTAACCTCCCCTCTTTTTGCAGGGGCTGATACTTGGGCGACTTCTTATACTCTTGCGAAAGCTTGTGAAAAAATAGGGAATTTTGATCTCATAATTTGTGGGAAGCAAGCAATTGATGGAGATACAGCTCAAGTTGGGCCAGGGATTGCAGCTCAACTGAAAATTCCACAAATAACTTTTGTAAGAAAAATAAACGAGATTTCAAAGGAGAGAATTAGAGCAGAGAGACTAGTTGAGGGGGGGTATGAGATTGTTTCTTCCTCTTTGCCTATTTTAATTACTGTAGTAAAAGAAATAAACGAGCCGAGATTACCCACTTTAAGAGGGAGAATAAAAGCAAAAAATGCTGTAATTAAGAGATGGACTCCTGAAGATATTGGAGCAGAAGAAGAAAAGATAGGGACAAAAGGTTCTCCTACTAAGGTGGTTGAAATTTTTACCCCTCTACTTTCGAAAGGTGGAAAGATTTTTTATTCTAACCAGATAGAAGAAGCAGTTTCTGAAATAATAAAGAAACAAAAGGAAATGGGACTAATTTAA
- the gyrA gene encoding DNA gyrase subunit A produces the protein MAERIKESSIIEELEKSYLDYSMSVIVGRALPDVRDGLKPVHRRILYAMRNLGLSSTSPFKKSATVVGEVLGKYHPHGDMAVYDALVRMAQDFSLRYPLIDGQGNFGSIDGDNAAAYRYTEARLSKIAELMLEDIDKNTVDFVPNFDASLLEPTVLPSAFPNLLVNGSSGIAVGMATNIPPHNLGEVCDGVIALIENPELEVADLMKWIKGPDFPTRGVIVGEEGLKKAYKTGEGKILVQAKFHVELESHGREKIIITEIPYQINKETLLEQIAEAVNKGKIDGIAGLRDESDQNGIRVVLLLKKNADSKTVLRRLLKYSDLRKTFGIILLAIVNGVPKKLSLKQMIQLYIEHRRTVVRRRCEFDLDKAEKRAHILEGLLKALDKIDEIIETIKKSKDREKAKENLMRMFEFSGEQAEAILDMRLARLTSLERDKLLEEYEEKIKLIEKLKSILASPKRLDLEIIEELKKVKEEFGDPRRTEIIGAAEEHSERDFVKEEDVVITFTHKGFVKRMPLYTYRQQGRGGVGIIGASVGDSDYVTSILVESTHAELLLFTNVGRCYPLKAYEIPEAARLSRGVSLARMLNLEPTEIPMAVVSLKDAGEGENVVLVTKNGVIKKVKLSEFANAHSGGIIAQRLREGDELLTAERVREGNKILLASSDGQVIKFDESLIREMGRVAQGVTGMSIKEGESVVSCVIATKETKYLFFVSDDGYGKRVDISEFRETNRGGKGVMGIKLTKGRKLQRMVGLKGEEDLIIVTETGKIIRVQSKEISKQRRGSRGVKVVSIKGEDRVTDVALVSE, from the coding sequence GTGGCTGAAAGAATTAAAGAGAGTTCCATTATAGAAGAGTTAGAAAAATCATATCTTGACTATTCAATGAGTGTTATTGTAGGGAGAGCCCTCCCTGATGTGAGAGATGGGTTAAAACCTGTCCATAGGAGAATTTTATACGCAATGAGAAACCTTGGTCTCTCTTCTACTTCTCCTTTTAAAAAATCAGCTACAGTGGTTGGAGAAGTTCTTGGGAAATATCATCCTCATGGAGATATGGCTGTGTATGACGCTCTTGTCCGAATGGCCCAGGATTTTTCTCTTCGTTATCCTCTAATTGATGGGCAAGGTAATTTTGGTTCCATTGATGGAGATAATGCTGCAGCTTATCGTTATACAGAAGCTAGACTCTCGAAAATAGCAGAACTGATGCTTGAAGATATTGATAAAAACACTGTGGACTTTGTTCCAAATTTTGATGCTTCTCTTTTAGAGCCTACTGTTCTCCCTTCGGCTTTCCCAAATTTATTAGTGAATGGTTCTAGTGGAATAGCTGTTGGGATGGCTACAAATATTCCTCCTCATAATTTAGGAGAAGTTTGTGATGGAGTTATTGCCCTTATTGAGAATCCTGAACTTGAAGTAGCAGATTTAATGAAATGGATCAAAGGGCCTGATTTCCCTACAAGGGGTGTAATAGTTGGGGAGGAAGGGCTAAAGAAAGCTTATAAAACAGGTGAAGGGAAGATTTTGGTTCAGGCAAAGTTTCATGTTGAATTAGAATCTCACGGAAGGGAAAAAATAATAATAACAGAAATTCCTTACCAAATAAATAAGGAAACTTTACTAGAGCAAATTGCTGAAGCTGTTAACAAGGGAAAAATTGATGGAATTGCAGGATTGCGAGATGAGTCAGACCAGAATGGGATTAGAGTTGTTTTACTCTTAAAGAAAAACGCTGATTCTAAGACCGTTTTAAGGAGGCTTTTAAAATACTCTGATTTAAGAAAAACTTTTGGGATAATTCTACTTGCAATAGTTAACGGTGTTCCTAAGAAGTTAAGCTTGAAACAAATGATTCAACTTTATATAGAGCATAGGAGAACTGTTGTTAGAAGGAGATGTGAATTTGATCTTGATAAGGCAGAAAAGAGAGCGCACATTCTTGAGGGTCTTTTAAAGGCTCTTGATAAAATAGATGAAATTATTGAAACGATAAAGAAATCCAAGGATAGAGAAAAGGCAAAAGAAAATTTAATGAGAATGTTTGAGTTTAGTGGAGAGCAGGCGGAAGCCATCTTAGATATGAGACTTGCCCGCTTAACTTCTCTTGAAAGAGATAAACTATTAGAAGAATATGAAGAAAAAATAAAATTAATTGAAAAACTAAAGAGTATTTTGGCTTCTCCTAAAAGATTAGATTTAGAGATAATTGAAGAACTCAAAAAAGTAAAAGAAGAATTTGGAGATCCAAGGAGGACTGAGATAATAGGAGCTGCAGAGGAGCATTCTGAAAGAGATTTTGTAAAAGAAGAAGATGTTGTAATTACTTTTACACATAAAGGTTTTGTAAAAAGGATGCCTTTATACACCTATAGGCAGCAAGGAAGGGGAGGGGTTGGAATAATAGGGGCATCTGTAGGAGATTCAGATTATGTGACTTCTATTTTGGTTGAGTCAACCCATGCTGAGTTGCTACTTTTCACTAATGTAGGGAGATGTTATCCTCTAAAAGCGTATGAAATTCCTGAAGCAGCGCGGCTCTCACGAGGTGTTTCTCTTGCGAGGATGTTAAATCTTGAACCTACTGAGATACCAATGGCTGTTGTAAGTCTTAAGGATGCAGGAGAAGGAGAGAATGTAGTTCTTGTTACAAAAAATGGAGTTATAAAGAAAGTGAAGCTATCTGAGTTTGCTAATGCTCACTCAGGAGGAATAATAGCCCAAAGATTAAGAGAAGGGGATGAGTTATTAACCGCAGAAAGAGTAAGAGAGGGTAACAAGATTTTACTCGCTTCAAGTGATGGGCAAGTAATCAAGTTTGATGAAAGCCTAATAAGAGAAATGGGAAGAGTGGCTCAAGGGGTAACTGGGATGAGTATTAAGGAGGGAGAAAGCGTTGTTTCTTGTGTTATAGCTACTAAGGAGACAAAATATCTTTTCTTTGTTTCGGATGATGGATATGGTAAGAGAGTGGATATTTCAGAGTTTAGAGAAACTAATAGAGGTGGTAAAGGAGTTATGGGTATAAAATTAACAAAAGGGAGGAAGTTACAAAGGATGGTGGGTTTAAAAGGAGAAGAAGATTTAATCATTGTAACTGAAACAGGCAAAATTATAAGAGTTCAATCTAAAGAGATTAGCAAGCAACGTCGCGGAAGTAGGGGAGTTAAGGTTGTCTCTATTAAAGGGGAAGATCGGGTAACAGACGTTGCATTAGTTTCAGAGTGA
- the fabG gene encoding 3-oxoacyl-[acyl-carrier-protein] reductase: MNNKEKIALITGGSFGIGQAIALKLASLGISCVIFDIQENPSTIEEIEKYKCKAIFKKIDISDFEAVNSAVSEINTSFGVINILINNAGITRDNLLIRMKESDWDDVLRVNLKGVFNCTKAVLRGMMNLRWGRIISISSVIGIMGNAGQANYAASKAGIIGFTKSIAREVGSRNITVNAIAPGFIKTEMTNRLPEEIKKDYLSRIPLGRFGEVWDVSNLVSFLVSEEASYITGQVIQVDGGLLT; this comes from the coding sequence TTGAACAATAAAGAGAAAATAGCATTGATTACAGGAGGAAGTTTCGGAATTGGGCAAGCGATAGCTTTGAAGCTTGCTTCTTTAGGGATAAGTTGCGTGATATTTGATATTCAAGAAAATCCCTCCACTATAGAAGAAATAGAAAAGTATAAGTGTAAAGCAATTTTTAAGAAAATAGATATCTCTGATTTTGAAGCTGTAAATTCTGCAGTTTCTGAAATAAATACTTCCTTTGGAGTGATTAATATTCTTATTAATAATGCAGGCATAACTCGTGATAACTTACTTATTAGAATGAAAGAAAGTGATTGGGATGATGTTTTGAGGGTTAATTTAAAGGGTGTTTTCAACTGTACAAAAGCAGTCCTAAGAGGAATGATGAATTTAAGATGGGGTAGGATTATTTCAATTTCTTCGGTTATAGGTATTATGGGTAATGCTGGTCAGGCTAATTATGCTGCTTCGAAAGCTGGGATAATTGGTTTTACAAAATCAATTGCTCGAGAGGTTGGCTCAAGAAATATAACTGTGAATGCAATAGCACCAGGATTCATAAAAACGGAAATGACAAATAGACTCCCCGAAGAGATAAAAAAAGATTATCTTTCCCGAATACCTCTTGGGAGATTTGGTGAGGTTTGGGATGTAAGTAATTTGGTTTCTTTCCTTGTAAGCGAGGAAGCTTCTTACATTACAGGGCAAGTAATTCAGGTCGATGGAGGACTTCTAACTTAA
- the plsX gene encoding phosphate acyltransferase PlsX — translation MRIAIDAMGGDYAPRKIIEGAILAYEELGDLIEVQLVGNKEIIKKFSIPSSFSVIHTSQVVEPGELPMEAYRKKKDSSLAKAVELQKEGKADITLSAGNTGAGVAFSILSLGRLKGLDRPALATFFPTKKGKVLVLDVGANSMVDPENLRDFGIMGSIYLEKVYNLKSPKIGLLSMGKEETKGGRRIQEANELLSEANINFIGNVEGYDILEGEIDVVVCDGFTGNAILKFGESLVDFIVSEIKKASAKNLIACLGGIMLRPTFKKLMKKVNYEEYGGAILLGINGITIICHGRSNEKAIKNAIIKGYKFYDLKINSLIQESLGR, via the coding sequence ATGAGAATCGCAATTGATGCTATGGGGGGGGATTATGCACCCCGTAAAATTATAGAAGGTGCGATTCTTGCTTATGAAGAGTTAGGGGATTTAATAGAAGTCCAGCTTGTGGGGAATAAAGAAATAATAAAAAAGTTTTCAATTCCTTCTTCTTTCTCAGTAATTCATACCTCTCAGGTTGTAGAGCCTGGGGAACTTCCAATGGAAGCATACAGAAAGAAGAAGGATTCTTCTTTGGCAAAAGCGGTAGAGCTTCAGAAGGAAGGCAAGGCTGATATCACTCTTTCTGCTGGTAATACAGGTGCAGGGGTTGCTTTTTCAATTCTCTCTCTTGGGCGTCTTAAAGGTTTAGATAGGCCTGCCTTGGCTACTTTCTTCCCTACTAAAAAAGGGAAGGTTCTTGTTCTGGATGTTGGAGCAAATTCTATGGTAGATCCAGAAAATCTTAGGGATTTTGGAATTATGGGTTCTATATATCTTGAGAAGGTCTATAATTTAAAGAGCCCTAAGATAGGACTTCTATCAATGGGGAAAGAGGAAACAAAAGGAGGGAGGAGAATTCAGGAAGCAAATGAATTACTTTCCGAAGCTAATATAAATTTCATTGGTAATGTTGAAGGTTATGATATTTTAGAGGGGGAAATAGACGTTGTGGTTTGCGATGGTTTTACTGGAAATGCAATATTAAAATTTGGAGAATCCCTTGTTGATTTTATTGTTTCTGAGATAAAAAAAGCCTCTGCCAAGAATTTGATTGCCTGTTTAGGTGGAATTATGCTTCGCCCTACATTCAAGAAGTTAATGAAAAAGGTAAATTACGAGGAATATGGAGGGGCAATTTTATTGGGAATTAATGGAATAACCATCATATGTCATGGAAGATCTAACGAAAAAGCGATTAAAAATGCAATAATTAAGGGATACAAGTTTTACGACTTAAAGATCAATTCTTTAATTCAAGAAAGCTTAGGGCGATGA